CAGGCCAGAAGGCGGGCTCCAATTGGGCCTTCCGGCCTCTGCGTTCTAGAGGGCAGTGCAGAAACACACTGGTGCTTCCCCCACATTACCCACTCACGCCTGGactcaatgttttctttttctttaaaaaaaattttttttaaggaaactccctGTGCAACCCAGACTATCACCTTCAAAAGCTTCAAAGAGAACCTGAAGGAATTTCTGTTTAACATCCCATTTGACTGCTGGCAgtcagaaacaatggaggccaATGCAGCCAGGAGCTGGTCCTGAGAGCGTGACTCACAAATCACTGCCCTCCTACCCACGGATTGCTGAAACCCAGGATCTTCACCTTCGAGGGACCACAGGGCGGGCCAGGGCCATAGGGGGCACGGACTTGCTCTGGGCCATGCTGCCCCTGATACCGGCTTGGTATATGGGGAACGGGGAATGTTTTACATTGGCAGGGatcagtaatatttatttatatatttatgtattttaatatttatttatttatttatttaagatcatACTCTATATTTATTCAAGATGTTTTACcatcataataaattattaaaagccTGTTCTTATTTGTGCAGTTTCCAGTTTGTTTTCAACCACGAGCAAATGCTGATGGTGCTCTCCACCCACAGGGCAACGGGGGCATCGGAGAAGAGCTGCcaggttggggagggggcagggagctccAGCAGGGGCAGCCCTGACAgagcagaggggagcagaggggatgTAAGAGTTGGCCTGGGCGCTGCACGCTGCATACCCAGACGTGCTTCGCTGGATACTCAGGGGCTCCCGCTGTAGAAAGAGGTTTTCAGGTTCACTTGGAAGTCCAAGGCACCTGGTCAGTGGGAACTTTGTTCCAGCAAAAGGCCATCATACTTCCTGAGAAGGCTTGGGAGCTCCTGGGGCTTGGGTGGCCACTGGCTGAATAGGCTGCCCTACCGTGAGGCAAAACACCTGTGCAGAGGCCTGGCCCTGCGGCCACAGCCTGATCCTCACACTCAGGGCTCCAGCCACTCCTAAGCTGTTcaggggaaaaacaacaaaaaaaaaaaccacaggggTCAGAGCCCAGCATATTTACCAAACTCTCCCCCAGATGGGTGATCCTAATCTCTGAGAGTCAGAATGTATATTCAGAATTCGTCAGTACATGGCTCTAGTGTGGCATTTTTCTGAGCTGGCTTTTGTTTTTACACACAGTTTTGCATCTAACCAGGCACCTTCCTCTAAAATCCATGACCTTCAGGCCCAGAAATAGCAGCACTCCATTCTTCCCTTGCTTTGCCAGCCTGGTTGGAGGTTGTGTTCTGGAACCTGTTCCCGTGTCCCTCCTGCGGACTATGAGGAAGTGGGTGTGTCCTCAAATGTCAGGTGGACAGTACAGGAAGGCCAGCCTTCTCCTTGACAGGTGGGCCTGAGGAAGCTGGCTCAGTGCAGCTGTTgcccctgccttgggctctctcCACCCCACCTACTCTCTGCTCTGGCCTGCACCTGCAGACAGCACTGGTTCTGGCCAAAGACCTGTCCCAACAGGCAGGCACAAAGGTCATTACTCGAAATttgattacaaataaaaattcttagaCCAAGCGTGATTTTCAGCAAAGACAAGGATCCATGAAGTGTGCTGTGGTCATAGAAAATGCATGAAAAGCACATTTTGCCCAGCGATAAggtcctctctctcttccacgtAAGCCAGTGATGACTGATAAGAGATTTAGCATTTCCTTAGACTCACATATAAAGGTACCCCTCTCCACAGAAATGCTGCCAAGCCCAGGCTCAGATCATCTTGGAGCTACACTCAAGTCCTACCATGTACCTCTACGTGTTCCTGGCTTGTGCACTCTGGGGATCAGAAAACCATTGCGCCTCCATGATGACAGCCAACGTGTCTGCCTACGACAACCACACTGCAGTATGTGCTGAAATTCAGAAAGAACTCTCGGCTGACAACATTATATACAACGTAAGTCTGGGTCTTCATCAAATATCACTTTGCTCTCAGTGGTCCTTTATGTTTCTGACCAATTTCTCCCACTTTCAGGGTTCCTTCAAAAGGCCCCAGAATACCAGTGAGGTAAGGTGCTGTCGCTGCATGGACTTTGCTGACCACATTTGAAATGGATCATCACCCCAGTCAGCACCCAGCGCAGAGATAAGAACAAAAGACACTGGAGTGAGGAATCTGGGGGGAAAAGCAGAGTTTGAGTTTGGGGCCTCCAGCTCAGCCAACAGATGAACCAGTGGCCAGGTTCTAGGCTTTTCCAGGCTTTCTGATCATCGCCCCAGATtagccctgggcctggggagaAACAAGACACCCATTGCACCACTCCCATTGCACCTGTGGGATACCTGTGGAACAATCAGGGTAGGGCCTGAATTTGAATTCAGGGCTCCATCTAGCCAGGGTGACCAGGGATGGATAAGGCTGGGGGTCAACTGGTGCTCTGCTATACACCACCACCAACCCCCTGCCCTTCACCCCATTTCAGGAGCCCTGCTATGGGGAGTTTACGAAGGACTTCATCTCCACCCTGAAGGAACTTACGAAATCTAACGAGCATGACCGTCACATAAGAAAGGTTTATAAGGACATGAAAGAACTCACCAGAATCTGCCCAAAGCTGAAAGTAAGTTGCTATTTGCTCTTAGAGGAAACTTAAGCTACCACAGCCAGGGGCCCAGCGGGACCAAGGGCTTCTTAGAGCCCCCACTTGTGAGGCCTTATGTATTACTTTATGACCCAAAAGAAGTAGACTCGCTGACAGGGGCTGGGGCTTAGGAGGGTGGGGACTTAGGGGTTGTTTCAGAGGTTTCTGTGATGCCCTCTGCCAAGTCGCCATGCATAGCGGTCAGTGTGGAGCAAGTCTGAGACAGGTCAGAGCAGGAGTATTGTGTATGCAgcttggggagagggaagggctgcTCAGGGCCAACCCCAACTGGGCAGCCAGTCCAAGGGAGTTACGG
The Ailuropoda melanoleuca isolate Jingjing chromosome 3, ASM200744v2, whole genome shotgun sequence DNA segment above includes these coding regions:
- the LOC100473502 gene encoding uncharacterized protein LOC100473502, encoding MYLYVFLACALWGSENHCASMMTANVSAYDNHTAVCAEIQKELSADNIIYNGSFKRPQNTSEEPCYGEFTKDFISTLKELTKSNEHDRHIRKVYKDMKELTRICPKLKPTESPKNCTTEESNFSQFKEALQSVVISIEGWKSCKSIKSSL